The proteins below come from a single Methanomassiliicoccales archaeon genomic window:
- a CDS encoding CBS domain-containing protein, giving the protein VIAIHEDIMLKDLKALFDKYDYNGFPVVRDGYLVGIVTKLDLLKTFSPGKSVSKTDLLKLFAENVGEIMRRAVISINVDDDLKKAIEYMVEFKLRSLPVVDNEGKLVGMISRKDVMDHLLITDNDSFN; this is encoded by the coding sequence ATGTCATCGCGATTCATGAAGATATAATGCTCAAGGATCTCAAGGCGCTTTTCGACAAGTATGACTATAATGGTTTCCCCGTTGTGCGCGATGGCTATCTCGTCGGCATTGTTACAAAACTGGATTTGTTAAAAACTTTTTCACCTGGAAAAAGCGTTTCGAAAACCGATCTTCTCAAATTATTCGCTGAAAATGTCGGCGAGATCATGAGAAGGGCCGTCATTTCGATCAACGTTGATGATGATTTGAAAAAGGCCATTGAGTACATGGTTGAATTCAAATTGAGAAGTCTACCAGTTGTTGACAATGAAGGTAAACTCGTCGGTATGATATCTCGAAAGGATGTTATGGACCATTTATTGATCACTGACAATGATAGCTTTAATTAA